In Lysobacter firmicutimachus, one genomic interval encodes:
- the fdxA gene encoding ferredoxin FdxA yields MPFVVTENCIKCKYTDCVEVCPVDCFHEGPNFLVIDPDECIDCTLCEPECPINAIYPEDDVPAGQEAFVALNAELAQAWPVITTRKDSLPDAKDWEGKTGKLDLLER; encoded by the coding sequence ATGCCCTTCGTCGTCACCGAGAACTGCATCAAATGCAAGTACACCGACTGCGTCGAGGTGTGCCCGGTCGACTGCTTCCATGAAGGCCCCAATTTCCTGGTGATCGATCCGGACGAGTGCATCGACTGCACTCTGTGCGAGCCGGAGTGCCCGATCAATGCGATCTACCCCGAAGACGACGTCCCGGCCGGCCAGGAGGCCTTCGTCGCCCTCAACGCCGAGCTGGCCCAGGCCTGGCCGGTGATCACCACGCGCAAGGACAGCCTGCCCGACGCCAAGGATTGGGAAGGCAAGACCGGCAAGCTCGACCTGCTCGAGCGCTGA
- the folK gene encoding 2-amino-4-hydroxy-6-hydroxymethyldihydropteridine diphosphokinase, which translates to MQTAYIGLGSNLGDSAAVLRAALRSLDGLPRSRLRRASQLYRTPAWGRTDQPDFLNAVAALDTELPAQELLAAMLEIEREAGRSRLADRSDRWGPRTLDLDLLLYGEATIEAPGLHVPHPHLHERAFALVPLLEIAPDARIPGLGAARDCLAQLGAGDIRPLPADDL; encoded by the coding sequence ATGCAAACCGCCTATATCGGCCTCGGCAGCAACCTCGGCGACAGCGCCGCGGTGCTGCGCGCGGCCCTGCGTTCGCTCGACGGCCTCCCGCGCAGCCGGCTGCGGCGCGCCTCGCAGCTGTACCGCACGCCGGCCTGGGGCCGTACGGACCAGCCGGATTTCCTCAACGCGGTCGCCGCGCTGGACACCGAACTGCCGGCGCAGGAACTGCTCGCGGCGATGCTGGAGATCGAGCGCGAAGCCGGGCGCTCGCGCCTGGCCGATCGCAGCGACCGGTGGGGGCCGCGCACGCTCGATCTCGATCTGCTGTTGTACGGCGAGGCGACGATCGAAGCGCCGGGCCTGCACGTGCCGCATCCGCATCTGCACGAACGCGCCTTCGCCCTGGTGCCCTTGCTCGAAATCGCGCCGGACGCGCGCATCCCCGGCCTCGGCGCGGCGCGCGATTGCCTGGCCCAGCTCGGCGCCGGCGACATACGCCCCCTGCCGGCGGACGATCTTTGA
- the pcnB gene encoding polynucleotide adenylyltransferase PcnB, with protein MQADNFSFQPTLRVIPRDQHNVSRKEISPNALRVLYRLRDSGFGAYLVGGAVRDILVGGHPKDFDVATDATPEQVKGLFRNCRLIGRRFRLAHVVYGREIIEVATFRANSDDGSGDRETDTGGRLVRDNVYGSIEDDAVRRDFTANALYYAVEDFSVRDYVGGFEDVQNRLMRLIGDPETRYREDPVRMLRAVRLAAKLGFEIERATAEPIPRLAPLLADAAPARLFEECLKLFLSGHAVESFLGLERYGLLGALLPESAAALRSNRSGALRRMVLEGLKGTDARVAADEPVSPAFLFALLLWPAYCRALMALQAQGVHTAEAQRRAADRVTLHQLSTIALPRRFSLPMQEIWLLQSRFQQRQRKRVFRLLSHPRFRAAFDFLSLRLAASPEHAADVEFWREAQLHPNETLAQQDAAPHADEDESGEGRAPRKRRRRRRGAPVEE; from the coding sequence ATGCAAGCCGATAACTTCTCATTCCAACCCACGCTGCGGGTGATTCCGCGCGACCAGCACAACGTCTCGCGCAAGGAGATCAGCCCCAATGCGCTGCGGGTGCTGTACCGATTGCGCGACAGCGGCTTCGGCGCCTATCTGGTCGGCGGCGCGGTGCGCGACATCCTGGTCGGCGGCCACCCCAAAGACTTCGACGTCGCCACCGATGCGACGCCGGAGCAGGTCAAGGGCCTGTTCCGCAACTGCCGCCTGATCGGTCGCCGCTTCCGCCTGGCCCATGTGGTCTACGGACGCGAGATCATCGAAGTGGCGACCTTCCGCGCCAACAGCGACGACGGCAGCGGCGACCGCGAAACCGACACCGGCGGCCGGCTGGTGCGCGACAACGTCTACGGCAGCATCGAAGACGACGCGGTGCGCCGCGACTTCACCGCCAACGCGCTGTACTACGCGGTCGAAGACTTCTCGGTGCGCGACTACGTCGGCGGCTTCGAAGACGTGCAGAACCGGCTGATGCGCCTGATCGGCGACCCGGAGACGCGTTACCGCGAAGACCCGGTGCGCATGCTGCGCGCGGTCCGGCTGGCGGCCAAGCTCGGCTTCGAGATCGAGCGCGCCACCGCCGAGCCGATTCCGCGCCTGGCGCCCTTGCTGGCCGACGCCGCGCCGGCGCGCTTGTTCGAGGAATGCCTGAAGCTGTTCCTGTCCGGTCACGCCGTCGAGAGCTTCCTCGGCCTGGAGCGCTACGGCCTGCTCGGCGCACTGCTGCCGGAAAGCGCCGCCGCGCTGCGTTCCAACCGCAGCGGCGCGTTGCGGCGGATGGTGCTGGAGGGCCTCAAGGGCACCGACGCGCGCGTCGCCGCCGACGAACCGGTATCGCCGGCGTTCCTGTTCGCCCTGCTGCTGTGGCCGGCGTACTGCCGTGCGCTGATGGCGTTGCAGGCGCAAGGCGTGCACACCGCCGAAGCGCAGCGCCGCGCCGCCGACCGGGTGACCCTGCATCAGTTGTCGACGATCGCCCTGCCGCGGCGTTTCTCGCTGCCGATGCAGGAGATCTGGCTGCTGCAATCGCGCTTCCAGCAGCGCCAACGCAAGCGCGTGTTCCGGCTGCTGTCGCATCCGCGCTTCCGCGCCGCGTTCGATTTCCTCAGCCTGCGCCTGGCGGCTTCGCCCGAACACGCCGCCGACGTCGAGTTCTGGCGCGAGGCGCAACTGCACCCGAACGAAACCCTGGCGCAGCAGGACGCCGCGCCGCACGCCGACGAGGACGAGAGCGGCGAAGGCCGCGCGCCGCGCAAGCGCCGGCGCCGTCGCCGCGGCGCGCCGGTCGAGGAATGA